One segment of Pantoea sp. Lij88 DNA contains the following:
- the sufD gene encoding Fe-S cluster assembly protein SufD: MAGLPTKSDSALQQWHHLFESRGDVRSLQAQQHWQQLMRVGLPTRKHENWKYTPLDTLLSQQFVLPDAPQTLSAEQVDALALPLDAIRLVYVDGQFQPAFSSRDVELFEVQHSVAAERRPLPAAVQPEVFLHLTESLAEEVTTLRLARGKSAARPIYLLHITSGQQTGMNTVHYRHHLQLEESAEAEVIEHYVSLDERAHFTGTRFTFAIGDNAKLTHTKLAFESSASYHFAHNDLVIGNDGQVSSTSFLLGAGLSRHNTSTQLNGENTTLAINSLVLPVKQEVADTRTYLEHNKGHCMSRQMHKTIVRDKGRAVFNGHIKVAQHALKTDGQMTNNNLLLGKLSEVDTKPQLEIYADDVKCSHGATIGRIDDEQMFYLRSRGIEQDAAQTMIIHAFAAELTETLENNVMRQAVLQRIAERFPGGDV, encoded by the coding sequence ATGGCTGGCTTACCGACGAAGAGTGATTCTGCGCTGCAACAGTGGCATCACCTGTTTGAGTCGCGTGGCGACGTGCGTTCTCTGCAGGCACAGCAGCACTGGCAGCAACTGATGCGTGTTGGCCTGCCAACCCGCAAACATGAAAACTGGAAGTACACGCCGCTTGACACGCTGCTGTCCCAGCAGTTTGTGCTGCCCGATGCGCCCCAGACCCTGAGCGCTGAACAGGTTGATGCGCTGGCCCTGCCGCTGGATGCGATCCGCCTGGTTTATGTCGACGGTCAGTTCCAGCCTGCCTTCAGTAGCCGCGACGTCGAACTGTTTGAGGTTCAGCACAGCGTGGCCGCCGAGCGCCGTCCGCTGCCTGCGGCGGTTCAGCCGGAAGTTTTCCTGCATCTGACAGAAAGTCTGGCAGAAGAGGTCACAACGCTGCGGCTGGCACGCGGTAAATCCGCTGCGCGTCCGATCTACCTGCTGCATATCACCAGCGGCCAGCAGACAGGCATGAACACGGTTCACTACCGTCATCACCTGCAGCTGGAAGAGAGTGCTGAAGCGGAAGTCATCGAGCACTACGTTTCACTGGATGAGCGCGCCCATTTCACCGGCACGCGCTTTACCTTTGCGATCGGCGACAATGCAAAACTGACCCACACTAAGCTGGCCTTTGAAAGCAGCGCCAGCTATCACTTTGCGCACAACGATCTGGTGATTGGCAACGATGGTCAGGTCAGCAGTACCAGCTTTCTGCTCGGTGCCGGACTGTCACGTCACAACACCAGTACGCAGCTGAACGGCGAAAATACGACGCTGGCGATCAACAGCCTCGTACTGCCGGTGAAACAGGAAGTGGCGGATACCCGTACTTACCTGGAGCACAATAAAGGCCACTGCATGAGCCGCCAGATGCATAAAACCATCGTGCGTGACAAAGGCCGTGCGGTGTTTAACGGTCACATCAAAGTGGCACAGCATGCGCTGAAGACCGACGGGCAGATGACCAACAACAACCTGTTGCTGGGCAAACTCTCTGAAGTCGATACCAAACCGCAGCTGGAAATCTATGCGGATGATGTGAAGTGCAGCCACGGTGCCACCATCGGTCGTATCGATGATGAGCAGATGTTCTACCTGCGTTCGCGCGGTATTGAACAGGATGCGGCTCAGACCATGATTATTCATGCGTTTGCCGCAGAGCTGACCGAGACACTCGAAAATAACGTGATGCGCCAGGCCGTGCTGCAGCGCATCGCTGAACGTTTTCCCGGAGGCGACGTATGA
- the sufC gene encoding Fe-S cluster assembly ATPase SufC, with protein sequence MLSIKDLQVSVEDKAILRGLNLEIKPGEVHAIMGPNGSGKSTLSATLAGREDYEVTGGSVSFKGKDLLELAPEERAGEGIFMAFQYPVEIPGVSNQFFLQTSVNAVRKYRQQEELDRFDFQDFIEEKIQLLKMPEDLLTRSVNVGFSGGEKKRNDILQMAALEPELCILDETDSGLDIDALKIVANGVNSLRDEKRAFIIVTHYQRILDYIKPDFVHVLYQGKIVKSGDFSLVKQLEEQGYGWLTDEE encoded by the coding sequence ATGTTAAGCATTAAAGATTTGCAGGTCAGTGTTGAAGATAAAGCCATTCTGCGTGGCCTGAATCTCGAAATTAAACCGGGCGAAGTACATGCCATCATGGGCCCGAACGGCTCAGGTAAAAGTACGCTGTCTGCCACGCTGGCAGGCCGTGAAGATTATGAAGTCACTGGCGGTTCGGTCAGCTTCAAAGGTAAAGATCTGCTGGAACTGGCCCCTGAAGAGCGTGCCGGTGAAGGCATATTTATGGCATTCCAGTATCCGGTAGAGATTCCTGGCGTCAGCAATCAGTTTTTTCTGCAAACCTCGGTCAATGCGGTGCGCAAATATCGTCAGCAGGAAGAGCTGGATCGCTTCGATTTCCAGGACTTCATTGAAGAGAAAATTCAGCTGCTGAAGATGCCGGAAGATCTGCTGACCCGCTCAGTTAACGTTGGCTTCTCCGGCGGCGAGAAGAAGCGTAACGACATTCTGCAGATGGCAGCCCTGGAGCCTGAACTCTGCATCCTGGATGAGACTGACTCCGGTCTGGATATCGATGCGCTGAAAATCGTGGCCAATGGCGTCAACAGCCTGCGCGACGAGAAGCGTGCCTTTATCATCGTGACTCACTACCAGCGTATTCTGGACTACATCAAGCCAGACTTCGTTCATGTTCTGTATCAGGGCAAAATCGTGAAATCTGGCGACTTCTCGCTGGTGAAACAGCTGGAGGAGCAAGGTTATGGCTGGCTTACCGACGAAGAGTGA
- the sufB gene encoding Fe-S cluster assembly protein SufB yields MSRHSETSDDVQIWEGKLNYKEGFFTQLQTEEFANGINEDVVRAISAKRNEPEWMLEFRLKAFRAWLEMEEPHWLKAHYEKLDYQDYSYYSAPSCGNCDDSCASEPGATQASGSAPASDYLTQEVENAFNQLGVPVREGREVAVDAIFDSVSVATTYRGKLAEQGIIFCSFGEAIQDHPELVKQYLGTVVPANDNFFAALNSAVASDGTFVYIPKGVRCPMELSTYFRINAAKTGQFERTILIADEDSYVSYIEGCSAPVRDTYQLHAAVVEVIIHKNAEVKYSTVQNWFPGGEGEGGILNFVTKRALCEGDHSKMSWTQSETGSAITWKYPSCILRGDYSVGEFYSVALTSGRQQADTGTKMIHIGKNTKSTIISKGISAGKSQNTYRGLVKIMPTATNARNFTQCDSMLIGPDCGAHTFPYVETRNNTAQLEHEATTSRIGEDQMFYCLQRGISEEDAISMIVNGFCKDVFSELPLEFAVEAQKLLAISLEHSVG; encoded by the coding sequence ATGTCACGACACAGCGAAACATCTGACGATGTACAAATCTGGGAAGGCAAGCTCAACTACAAAGAGGGCTTCTTTACCCAACTGCAGACCGAAGAATTTGCCAACGGCATCAATGAAGATGTGGTGCGGGCGATCTCGGCCAAGCGTAACGAGCCAGAGTGGATGCTGGAGTTTCGTCTTAAGGCTTTTCGTGCCTGGCTTGAAATGGAAGAGCCACACTGGCTGAAAGCACACTACGAAAAACTCGACTACCAGGATTACAGCTACTACTCCGCACCGTCCTGCGGCAACTGTGATGACAGCTGCGCTTCAGAGCCTGGTGCTACGCAGGCTTCAGGCAGCGCGCCCGCCAGCGACTATCTGACCCAGGAAGTGGAAAACGCCTTTAACCAGCTGGGTGTGCCGGTACGTGAAGGCCGTGAAGTGGCGGTTGACGCCATTTTCGACTCCGTTTCGGTGGCGACGACCTATCGTGGCAAGCTGGCGGAGCAGGGGATTATCTTCTGTTCATTCGGTGAAGCGATTCAGGATCATCCGGAGCTGGTGAAGCAGTATCTCGGCACAGTCGTTCCGGCTAACGATAACTTCTTTGCTGCACTGAACTCGGCGGTTGCCTCCGATGGCACCTTCGTTTACATCCCGAAAGGGGTGCGTTGCCCGATGGAGCTGTCGACCTATTTCCGCATCAACGCGGCGAAAACCGGTCAGTTCGAACGCACCATCCTGATCGCCGATGAAGACAGCTACGTCAGCTATATCGAAGGCTGTTCCGCGCCTGTGCGTGACACCTATCAGCTGCACGCTGCCGTGGTGGAAGTGATCATCCACAAAAATGCCGAAGTGAAATATTCGACCGTTCAGAACTGGTTCCCAGGCGGCGAAGGTGAGGGCGGTATCCTTAACTTCGTGACCAAGCGCGCGCTGTGTGAAGGCGACCACAGCAAGATGTCCTGGACGCAGTCTGAAACCGGTTCTGCTATCACCTGGAAATACCCGAGCTGCATTCTGCGCGGGGACTACTCGGTGGGCGAATTCTATTCAGTGGCACTGACCAGCGGTCGTCAGCAGGCCGATACCGGCACCAAGATGATCCACATTGGTAAAAACACCAAGTCGACCATTATCTCCAAGGGGATCTCGGCCGGTAAAAGTCAGAACACCTATCGCGGGCTGGTGAAAATCATGCCAACCGCGACCAATGCCCGTAACTTTACGCAGTGTGACTCGATGCTGATCGGTCCGGATTGCGGCGCACATACCTTCCCGTATGTTGAAACCCGCAACAACACCGCTCAGCTGGAGCACGAAGCCACGACCTCACGTATCGGCGAAGACCAGATGTTCTACTGTCTGCAACGCGGTATCAGTGAAGAAGACGCGATCTCCATGATCGTGAACGGCTTCTGTAAAGACGTATTCTCGGAGCTGCCACTGGAATTTGCCGTGGAAGCCCAGAAATTGTTAGCCATCAGCCTTGAGCACAGTGTGGGCTGA
- the sufA gene encoding Fe-S cluster assembly scaffold SufA, which translates to MASVNTDSFSPDDFVWKGLTLTETAAQQILNLAAQDPDVKGLRLSVKQSGCAGFGYVMDLVKEPVEDDLQFSFHGATLFVPLQAMPFVDGTELDYVREGLNQIFKFNNPKAQHACGCGESFGVE; encoded by the coding sequence ATGGCATCCGTTAATACAGACTCTTTCTCACCCGACGATTTTGTCTGGAAAGGGCTGACGCTGACTGAAACCGCAGCGCAACAAATTCTCAATCTGGCGGCTCAGGACCCTGATGTCAAGGGGCTACGCCTTAGCGTGAAACAATCCGGCTGTGCCGGGTTTGGCTACGTGATGGATTTGGTCAAAGAGCCCGTCGAAGACGATCTGCAGTTCTCATTCCACGGCGCAACGCTGTTTGTGCCGCTACAGGCGATGCCATTTGTTGATGGCACCGAGCTGGATTACGTTCGCGAAGGCCTGAATCAGATTTTTAAATTCAATAACCCTAAAGCTCAGCACGCCTGCGGGTGCGGTGAAAGCTTTGGCGTCGAGTAA
- a CDS encoding FAD-binding and (Fe-S)-binding domain-containing protein — protein sequence MIPQISQAPGLVQLVLTFLESLKEQGFTGDMATSYADRLSLSTDNSIYQLLPDAALFPRSTADVALLARVAGEARFTSLVFTPRGGGTGTNGQSLNQGIVVDMSRYMNRILEINTDEGWVRVEAGVIKDQLNAWLKPFGFFFSPELSTSNRATLGGMINTDASGQGSLVYGKTSDHVLGLRAVLLGGDILDTRPMATALAETLAQTATPEGRLYQQVLTRCREHRALILEKFPKLNRFLTGYDLRHVFSDDMQTFDLTRLLCGAEGTLAFVTEARLDITPLPKVRRLVNIKYDSFDSALRNAPLMVEAQALSVETVDSKVLNLAREDIVWHSVRELIADVPDKEMLGLNIVEFAGDNAALIDQQIDQLCGRLDTLMAQQQGGVIGYQFCNDLDGIERIYNMRKKAVGLLGNAKGRAKPIPFVEDTAVPPEKLADYIVEFRALLDSHGLSYGMFGHVDAGVLHVRPALDMCDPQQEMMMKQISDEVVALTARYGGLLWGEHGKGFRAQYSPAFFGETLFNELRRIKAAFDPLNRLNPGKICTPFNRNDEMMQVDAVKRGTFDRQIPVSVRDEWRGAMECNGNGLCFNFDVRSPMCPSMKITRNRIHSPKGRATLTREWLRLLAEQGVDPLALEKQLPENSLSLRGMIARTRNSWHASKGEYDFSHEVKEAMSGCLACKACSTQCPIKIDVPAFRSRFLQLYHTRYLRPVSDHLVAAVEGYAPLMAKVPKVFNFFLRQPWVKELSKTHIGMVDLPLLSAPNLKQQLSGHPAMNMTLEQLEGLSPAERASCVLVVQDPFTSFYEAQLVSDFIRLIEKLGYRPVLLPFSPNGKAQHVKGFLQRFARTAARTADFLNRVAKLELPMVGVDPATVLCYRDEYRQTLGESRGDFNVLLVHEWLARALAERDVQATGGESWYLFAHCTEVTALPSTPNQWQGIFARFGAKLENINVGCCGMAGTYGHESKNLENSLGIYSLSWHPQLQRLPRQRCLATGYSCRSQVKRVEGNGMRHPLQALLEIM from the coding sequence ATGATCCCACAGATTTCGCAGGCACCGGGCCTCGTTCAACTGGTGCTGACGTTCCTTGAGTCGCTGAAAGAGCAGGGTTTTACCGGTGACATGGCGACCAGCTATGCCGACCGTCTCTCACTCTCCACCGATAACAGCATCTATCAGTTGCTGCCCGACGCAGCACTCTTTCCGCGCTCGACGGCGGATGTGGCCCTGCTCGCCCGCGTGGCTGGAGAAGCACGCTTTACCAGTCTGGTGTTTACCCCGCGCGGTGGCGGCACCGGCACCAACGGGCAGTCGCTGAATCAGGGAATCGTGGTAGACATGTCGCGCTACATGAACCGCATCCTGGAGATCAATACGGATGAGGGCTGGGTGCGGGTCGAAGCAGGGGTGATCAAAGATCAGCTGAATGCCTGGCTGAAGCCTTTCGGCTTTTTCTTCTCTCCGGAGCTTTCTACCAGTAACCGCGCGACGCTCGGCGGGATGATCAACACCGATGCGTCGGGTCAGGGCTCGCTGGTGTATGGCAAAACCTCGGACCACGTGCTGGGTCTGCGGGCCGTGCTGCTGGGCGGCGATATTCTTGATACGCGGCCCATGGCGACCGCGCTGGCTGAAACGCTGGCGCAGACGGCCACACCTGAAGGGCGACTCTATCAGCAGGTACTGACGCGCTGCCGCGAGCATCGTGCGCTGATTCTGGAAAAGTTTCCAAAGCTGAATCGCTTCCTGACCGGCTATGACCTGCGCCACGTATTCAGCGACGACATGCAAACCTTTGACCTGACACGCCTGCTGTGTGGCGCAGAGGGCACGCTGGCCTTCGTCACCGAAGCGCGGCTCGATATCACCCCGCTGCCGAAAGTGCGGCGGCTGGTGAACATCAAATATGACTCCTTCGATTCCGCCCTGCGTAATGCGCCCTTGATGGTGGAAGCGCAGGCGCTGTCGGTTGAGACCGTTGACTCCAAAGTGCTGAATCTGGCGCGGGAAGATATCGTCTGGCACTCGGTGCGTGAATTGATTGCTGACGTACCCGACAAAGAGATGCTGGGCCTGAACATCGTTGAATTTGCCGGTGACAACGCGGCACTGATCGATCAGCAGATTGACCAGCTGTGTGGCCGCCTCGATACGCTGATGGCGCAGCAGCAGGGTGGCGTAATCGGCTATCAGTTCTGCAACGACCTGGATGGCATTGAGCGCATCTATAACATGCGTAAAAAAGCGGTGGGCCTGCTGGGTAATGCCAAAGGCCGCGCGAAGCCTATTCCGTTTGTGGAAGATACCGCCGTCCCGCCGGAAAAACTGGCGGACTATATTGTCGAGTTTCGTGCGCTGCTCGACAGTCACGGTCTGAGCTACGGCATGTTTGGTCACGTGGATGCCGGCGTTCTGCACGTGCGTCCGGCGCTGGATATGTGCGATCCGCAGCAGGAGATGATGATGAAACAGATCTCCGACGAAGTGGTGGCGCTGACCGCACGCTACGGCGGCCTGCTGTGGGGTGAACATGGCAAAGGATTCCGCGCCCAATACAGTCCGGCGTTCTTTGGCGAAACGCTGTTTAACGAACTGCGTCGCATCAAAGCCGCCTTCGATCCGCTTAACCGTCTCAATCCCGGCAAGATCTGTACGCCTTTTAACCGCAACGACGAGATGATGCAGGTCGATGCGGTGAAGCGCGGCACTTTTGATCGACAGATTCCGGTCTCGGTTCGCGATGAGTGGCGTGGGGCGATGGAGTGCAACGGCAACGGGTTGTGTTTTAACTTTGATGTCCGTAGCCCGATGTGTCCCTCTATGAAAATTACCCGTAACCGCATTCACTCTCCGAAAGGGCGGGCAACGCTGACGCGTGAGTGGCTGCGGCTGCTGGCCGAACAGGGCGTCGATCCGCTGGCACTGGAAAAGCAGCTGCCGGAAAACAGTTTGTCGCTGCGCGGAATGATTGCCCGTACCCGCAATAGCTGGCACGCCAGCAAAGGGGAGTATGATTTTTCGCATGAAGTGAAAGAGGCGATGTCGGGCTGTCTGGCCTGTAAAGCCTGCTCCACCCAGTGTCCGATTAAGATTGACGTGCCCGCGTTCCGTTCGCGCTTCCTGCAGCTCTATCACACCCGTTATCTGCGACCGGTCAGCGATCATCTGGTGGCGGCGGTCGAGGGCTATGCACCCCTGATGGCGAAAGTGCCGAAGGTGTTCAACTTCTTCCTGCGTCAGCCGTGGGTAAAAGAGCTAAGCAAAACGCATATCGGCATGGTCGATCTGCCTCTGCTCTCAGCACCGAATCTCAAACAGCAGCTCAGCGGTCATCCCGCGATGAACATGACGCTGGAGCAGCTGGAAGGACTGTCACCCGCCGAGCGCGCCAGCTGTGTGCTGGTGGTGCAGGATCCCTTCACCAGCTTCTATGAGGCACAACTGGTCAGTGATTTTATCAGGCTGATTGAGAAGCTGGGCTACCGTCCTGTGCTGCTGCCATTCTCGCCAAACGGTAAAGCGCAGCACGTGAAAGGTTTCCTGCAACGGTTCGCCCGCACGGCAGCCCGCACCGCCGATTTTCTTAACCGGGTGGCAAAACTGGAGCTGCCTATGGTGGGCGTCGATCCGGCCACCGTGCTCTGCTATCGCGATGAATACCGTCAGACGCTGGGCGAATCGCGCGGCGACTTTAACGTATTGCTGGTGCATGAATGGTTAGCGCGTGCGCTGGCAGAACGTGACGTGCAGGCCACGGGCGGGGAATCCTGGTATCTCTTTGCGCACTGCACAGAGGTGACCGCGCTGCCTTCCACACCGAATCAGTGGCAGGGGATCTTCGCCCGTTTTGGTGCGAAGCTGGAAAACATCAATGTCGGCTGCTGCGGTATGGCGGGCACCTATGGCCACGAAAGTAAGAACCTCGAAAACTCACTGGGGATTTACTCGCTCTCCTGGCATCCGCAGCTCCAGCGACTGCCGCGTCAGCGCTGCCTGGCCACCGGCTATTCGTGCCGCAGTCAGGTCAAGCGTGTGGAAGGCAACGGTATGCGCCATCCGCTTCAGGCATTGCTGGAGATAATGTAA
- the ydiK gene encoding AI-2E family transporter YdiK: MKSQYRDMDLPQILFTLMFILLLIVACLWVVQPFILGFAWASMVVIATWPLMLKFQRLLWGRRSLAVIVMTLLLLLLFIIPIALLVSSLIDNSAPVIAWVTQGHTMPKLTWLREIPMVGRKLHVSYDTLVASGGAGVMAKIQPYIGRTTGFFVAQAGHFGRFMIHLGVMLLFSVLLYWRGEQAAQGIRHFAFRMAGRRGDAAVLLAAQSIRAVALGVVVTALVQGVLGGIGLAISGIPYATLLTVLMILCCLVQLGPLLVLVPAIIYLYWSGDTTWGTVLLVWSCVVGTMDNVLRPMLIRMGADLPMILILSGVIGGLFAFGMIGLFIGPVVLAVSYRLVSVWMHEAPAPDNDPMASADALADHEDTPPAV; the protein is encoded by the coding sequence ATGAAAAGCCAGTACCGGGATATGGATTTACCGCAAATACTCTTTACCCTGATGTTCATTTTGCTGCTGATCGTCGCCTGTTTATGGGTCGTGCAGCCGTTTATTCTGGGCTTTGCCTGGGCCAGCATGGTGGTGATTGCCACCTGGCCACTGATGCTGAAATTCCAGCGACTGTTATGGGGACGCCGTTCGCTGGCGGTGATCGTCATGACACTGCTGCTGCTGCTGTTGTTTATTATTCCTATCGCCCTGCTGGTCAGTAGCCTGATTGATAACAGCGCGCCGGTGATTGCCTGGGTAACCCAGGGTCACACAATGCCGAAGCTGACGTGGCTGAGGGAAATCCCGATGGTCGGCAGAAAACTTCATGTCAGTTATGACACGCTGGTGGCGAGCGGCGGCGCTGGTGTGATGGCAAAAATACAGCCTTATATTGGTCGCACCACGGGCTTCTTTGTGGCTCAGGCCGGTCATTTCGGGCGCTTCATGATCCATCTGGGCGTGATGTTGCTGTTCAGCGTGCTGCTTTACTGGCGTGGCGAACAGGCTGCCCAGGGCATCCGTCACTTCGCGTTTCGGATGGCGGGACGACGCGGTGATGCTGCCGTGCTGCTGGCCGCCCAGTCTATTCGTGCCGTGGCGCTTGGCGTGGTAGTGACGGCGCTGGTGCAGGGGGTGCTGGGCGGCATCGGTCTGGCAATTTCCGGCATTCCTTATGCCACGCTGCTGACGGTGCTGATGATTCTCTGCTGTCTGGTACAGCTGGGTCCGCTGCTGGTGCTGGTTCCCGCCATTATCTATCTCTACTGGAGCGGCGATACCACCTGGGGAACCGTGCTGCTGGTCTGGAGTTGTGTCGTCGGCACGATGGATAACGTTCTGCGCCCGATGTTAATCCGTATGGGCGCCGATCTGCCGATGATCCTGATCCTTTCTGGCGTCATTGGTGGCCTGTTCGCATTCGGCATGATCGGTCTGTTTATCGGCCCGGTGGTTCTGGCGGTTTCCTACCGTCTGGTTTCCGTCTGGATGCATGAAGCGCCAGCGCCGGATAATGACCCGATGGCGTCGGCGGATGCCCTGGCCGATCATGAAGATACCCCGCCTGCCGTCTGA
- the ppsA gene encoding phosphoenolpyruvate synthase, with the protein MSTQEQPLVLWYNQLGMHDVDRVGGKNASLGEMITNLSSLGVSVPNGFATTSYAFNLFLDQSGLNQRIYALLDETDIDDVDALAKAGKQIRQWVVETPFLPELESAILDAYQQLSADDDAASFAVRSSATAEDMPDASFAGQQETFLNVQGIDAVMVAVKHVFASLFNDRAISYRVHQGYDHRGVALSAGIQRMVRSDLASSGVMFTIDTESGFDQVVFITAALGLGEMVVQGAVNPDEFYVHKPTLAADRPSIVRRNMGSKKVRMVYADSQAHGEQVRIEDVPETERDRFCLSDEEVQALAKQAVLIEQHYQRPMDIEWAKDGHTGKLFIVQARPETVRSNGQVMERYTLQGQGRVVVEGRAIGHRIGAGVVKVIHDISEMNRIEKGDVLVTDMTDPDWEPIMKKASAIVTNRGGRTCHAAIIARELGIPAVVGCGDATDRLKEGHQVTVSCAEGDTGYVYDQLLDFDVTSSQVDSLPELPLKIMMNVGNPDRAFDFACLPNEGVGLARLEFIINRMIGVHPKALLEFDQQTPELQQQIRKMMKGFDNPVEFYIARLTEGIATLGAAFAPKRVIVRLSDFKTNEYANLVGGERYEPEEENPMLGFRGAGRYVADSFRDCFALECEAVKRVRNEMGLTNVEIMVPFVRTVDQAQAVVEELSRQGLKRGENGLKIIMMCEIPSNALLAEQFLQHFDGFSIGSNDMTQLTLGLDRDSGVVSALFDERNEAVKALLSMAIKAAKKQGKYVGICGQGPSDHQDFAAWLMEEGIDSLSLNPDTVVETWVSLAQLNKTA; encoded by the coding sequence ATGTCCACTCAAGAACAGCCACTTGTGCTCTGGTATAACCAGCTTGGCATGCATGATGTTGACCGGGTAGGAGGCAAAAATGCCTCTCTGGGTGAGATGATTACTAACCTGTCGTCGCTGGGCGTTTCCGTGCCCAACGGTTTCGCGACCACCTCTTACGCTTTTAACCTGTTCCTCGACCAGAGCGGACTGAACCAGCGGATTTATGCGCTGCTGGATGAGACCGATATTGATGATGTGGATGCGCTGGCAAAAGCAGGTAAGCAGATTCGTCAGTGGGTGGTGGAGACGCCGTTCCTGCCAGAGCTGGAGTCGGCCATCCTGGATGCTTATCAGCAGCTTTCTGCTGACGATGATGCCGCGTCGTTCGCCGTCCGCTCTTCTGCCACCGCAGAAGATATGCCCGACGCCTCTTTTGCTGGTCAGCAGGAAACCTTCCTGAATGTGCAGGGCATCGACGCCGTGATGGTAGCGGTGAAGCATGTCTTCGCCTCGCTGTTTAATGACCGCGCTATCTCTTACCGCGTGCATCAGGGTTACGACCATCGTGGCGTTGCGCTGTCGGCAGGCATTCAGCGCATGGTGCGCTCTGACCTGGCCTCGTCAGGTGTGATGTTCACCATTGATACCGAGTCCGGCTTTGATCAGGTGGTCTTTATTACCGCCGCGCTGGGACTGGGTGAAATGGTGGTGCAGGGTGCCGTTAACCCGGATGAATTCTACGTCCACAAGCCGACTCTGGCCGCCGATCGTCCTTCTATCGTGCGCCGCAATATGGGTTCGAAAAAAGTTCGCATGGTCTATGCCGATTCTCAGGCGCATGGCGAGCAGGTGCGGATCGAAGATGTGCCGGAGACCGAACGCGACCGTTTCTGCCTGAGCGATGAGGAAGTGCAGGCGCTGGCGAAGCAGGCCGTGCTGATTGAACAGCACTATCAGCGTCCGATGGATATCGAATGGGCCAAAGATGGGCACACCGGCAAGCTGTTTATCGTTCAGGCGCGTCCTGAAACCGTGCGCTCCAATGGTCAGGTGATGGAGCGTTACACCCTGCAGGGTCAGGGCCGCGTGGTGGTTGAAGGCCGTGCTATCGGTCATCGCATTGGCGCAGGCGTGGTGAAGGTCATCCACGATATCAGCGAAATGAACCGTATTGAAAAAGGCGATGTGCTGGTGACGGACATGACCGACCCGGACTGGGAACCGATCATGAAAAAGGCGTCAGCGATTGTCACCAACCGTGGCGGACGAACCTGTCATGCGGCGATCATCGCGCGTGAGCTGGGCATTCCGGCCGTCGTCGGCTGTGGCGACGCTACCGATCGGCTGAAAGAGGGCCATCAGGTCACCGTCTCCTGCGCCGAGGGCGATACCGGTTACGTCTATGATCAGCTGCTCGACTTCGACGTCACCAGTTCGCAGGTCGATTCGCTGCCTGAACTGCCGCTGAAAATCATGATGAACGTGGGTAACCCCGATCGTGCCTTTGATTTCGCCTGTCTGCCTAACGAAGGTGTCGGCCTGGCGCGTCTGGAATTTATCATTAACCGTATGATTGGCGTCCACCCTAAAGCGCTACTGGAATTCGATCAGCAGACGCCGGAACTGCAGCAGCAGATCCGTAAAATGATGAAAGGATTTGATAATCCTGTCGAGTTTTACATTGCCCGTCTGACTGAAGGAATTGCCACGCTTGGCGCGGCATTTGCACCGAAACGCGTAATTGTCCGACTTTCAGATTTTAAAACCAATGAATATGCCAACCTGGTGGGGGGCGAACGCTACGAGCCGGAAGAGGAAAACCCGATGCTCGGATTCCGTGGGGCAGGTCGCTATGTGGCGGACAGCTTCCGGGATTGCTTTGCGCTGGAGTGCGAAGCAGTGAAGCGTGTTCGCAACGAGATGGGCCTCACCAATGTCGAAATCATGGTTCCGTTTGTGCGCACCGTTGATCAGGCGCAGGCCGTGGTGGAAGAGCTGTCGCGTCAGGGACTCAAGCGCGGCGAGAACGGACTGAAGATCATTATGATGTGTGAGATCCCCTCCAATGCGCTGCTGGCAGAGCAGTTCCTGCAGCACTTTGATGGCTTCTCAATCGGATCCAACGACATGACTCAGCTGACGCTGGGACTGGACCGCGACTCCGGCGTCGTCTCTGCGCTGTTTGATGAACGTAACGAAGCCGTGAAAGCGCTGCTTTCCATGGCCATCAAAGCGGCGAAAAAACAGGGTAAATATGTCGGAATCTGTGGGCAGGGACCGTCTGATCATCAGGATTTTGCTGCATGGCTGATGGAAGAGGGCATCGACAGCCTGTCGCTGAACCCGGACACCGTGGTGGAAACCTGGGTGAGTCTGGCGCAGCTAAATAAAACTGCCTGA